The Sorangiineae bacterium MSr11367 genome window below encodes:
- a CDS encoding FGGY-family carbohydrate kinase yields the protein MIAFYLGVDVGTGSARAALFDGIGTMVGMGTHPIEMFRPADDFVEQSSDDIWRACAIAVKAALAQAKIDPARVAGIGFDATCSLVALGENDAPVSVSPSGHDAQNVIVWMDHRAVEQTNRINAGKHEVLRYVGGVISPEMETPKLLWLKEHLPEAWGRARKFFDLPDYLTYRATGNDTRSLCSTTCKWTYVARNGGWDASYFRSIGLGDLVDEGYARIGTRVRPMGERIGGLTETAARELGLVPGIPVGVSIIDAHAGGIGTLGMAIDGMVPTEDELQTRLALIGGTSSCHMAVSREARFVQGVWGPYESAMVPELWLAEGGQSATGALLDFTIASHARATELAQEATRRGTRVETLLNERLESLAGETGAAFTGELTRELHVLPDHHGNRSPRADPTARGMVSGLKLDDGVDALARLYLATIQGIAYGTRHIIDAMSQSGYAIRTLVACGGGTKNPMFLQQHADATRCNVVVPKEPEAVLLGAAILGAVASGNHRSIISAMGAMSGAGRVVVPTEKDASRDFHDRKYKVFLAMYEHQMRYRALMAGVPA from the coding sequence ATGATCGCGTTCTACCTAGGCGTGGATGTGGGCACGGGGAGCGCACGCGCGGCGCTCTTCGATGGTATCGGTACCATGGTGGGGATGGGCACCCATCCCATCGAAATGTTTCGACCGGCCGACGACTTCGTGGAGCAGTCGTCCGACGACATTTGGCGGGCGTGCGCCATCGCGGTGAAAGCCGCGCTCGCTCAGGCGAAGATCGATCCGGCGCGGGTGGCCGGCATCGGTTTCGATGCGACATGCTCGCTGGTGGCGCTGGGGGAGAACGATGCGCCGGTGAGCGTGAGCCCCAGCGGTCACGACGCGCAGAACGTCATCGTGTGGATGGACCACCGCGCCGTGGAGCAGACGAACCGCATCAACGCGGGCAAGCACGAGGTGCTGCGGTACGTGGGCGGGGTCATCTCGCCCGAGATGGAGACGCCCAAGTTGCTCTGGTTGAAGGAGCACCTACCGGAAGCCTGGGGGCGTGCGAGGAAGTTCTTCGATCTGCCGGATTACCTGACGTACCGCGCCACGGGCAACGACACGCGCTCGCTGTGCAGCACCACGTGCAAGTGGACCTACGTGGCGCGCAACGGCGGGTGGGACGCGTCGTACTTCCGCAGCATCGGGCTCGGCGACTTGGTCGACGAGGGCTACGCGCGCATCGGGACGCGGGTGCGGCCGATGGGCGAGCGCATCGGCGGGCTCACCGAAACGGCCGCGCGCGAGCTGGGGCTCGTTCCGGGGATACCCGTGGGGGTATCCATCATCGATGCGCACGCGGGTGGCATCGGCACCTTGGGCATGGCCATCGACGGCATGGTTCCCACCGAGGACGAGTTGCAGACGCGGCTCGCGCTCATCGGGGGCACGTCGAGCTGCCACATGGCGGTCTCACGCGAGGCGCGCTTCGTTCAAGGCGTGTGGGGACCGTACGAATCGGCGATGGTGCCCGAGCTGTGGCTCGCCGAGGGCGGGCAGTCGGCGACGGGCGCGCTGCTCGATTTTACGATCGCGTCGCACGCGCGGGCCACCGAGCTCGCGCAGGAGGCGACGCGGCGTGGAACGCGGGTGGAGACGCTGCTGAACGAGCGACTCGAGTCCCTTGCGGGCGAGACGGGGGCGGCCTTCACCGGGGAGCTCACCCGGGAGCTGCACGTGCTGCCGGACCATCATGGCAACCGCTCGCCGCGGGCGGACCCGACGGCGCGCGGGATGGTCTCGGGGCTCAAGCTGGACGACGGGGTCGATGCGCTCGCGCGCCTCTACCTGGCCACCATCCAGGGCATCGCCTACGGGACGCGTCATATCATCGACGCAATGAGTCAATCTGGATATGCGATTAGGACGTTGGTCGCCTGCGGGGGCGGGACGAAAAACCCGATGTTCTTGCAGCAGCACGCTGACGCAACGCGTTGCAACGTCGTCGTCCCGAAAGAACCCGAGGCCGTGTTGCTCGGTGCGGCAATCCTTGGCGCGGTCGCGTCCGGCAATCATCGGAGCATTATCTCCGCCATGGGAGCGATGAGCGGCGCCGGCCGTGTGGTCGTGCCGACCGAAAAAGACGCATCGCGCGACTTTCACGATCGCAAATACAAGGTTTTTCTGGCTATGTACGAGCACCAGATGCGCTACCGTGCACTGATGGCCGGCGTGCCGGCGTGA
- a CDS encoding substrate-binding domain-containing protein, translated as MRHSLGTRFVRFTAAMALLSFGALSGASLVGCDKDKGGASGGGATPATSGEGTTSAASTKKTTIAVIPKGTTHEFWKSVHAGAVKASKEEKVDIVWKGPLKEDDLKGQIDVVESFTSQKVSAITLAPLSDKALVNSVTQATAAKVPVLVFDSDLASDQQVSFVATDNLAAGKIAGQNMVKLLNGKGKVIVLRYQEGSASTAKREQGFIEAIKEAKDIEIVSDNRYAGATTESAFSASENLLGAQKAAAGAIQGIFTPNESSTFGMLLALRKANLAGKIKFVGFDGSEKLLAGLKDGHIDGLLLQNPFRMGYLSIKTMAKHLRGEPIEKRVDTGAVFITKANMDSPDTQEVVHPDLKTWLGE; from the coding sequence GTGCGACATAGTCTAGGAACCCGTTTCGTTCGTTTCACGGCAGCGATGGCGCTGCTTTCCTTTGGCGCACTCTCGGGTGCGTCGCTCGTCGGCTGTGACAAAGACAAAGGTGGCGCCAGCGGAGGCGGAGCGACACCTGCGACCAGTGGCGAGGGCACCACCTCGGCCGCGTCAACGAAGAAGACGACCATCGCCGTGATCCCCAAAGGGACCACGCACGAGTTCTGGAAGTCGGTCCATGCCGGCGCGGTCAAGGCCTCCAAAGAAGAGAAGGTCGACATCGTCTGGAAAGGCCCGCTGAAGGAGGACGACCTCAAGGGCCAGATCGACGTGGTGGAGAGCTTCACCTCGCAAAAGGTGAGCGCGATCACGTTGGCACCGCTGAGCGACAAGGCGCTGGTCAATTCGGTGACCCAGGCCACGGCGGCGAAGGTGCCGGTGCTGGTGTTCGACTCGGATCTCGCGAGCGATCAGCAGGTGAGCTTCGTGGCCACGGACAACCTCGCCGCGGGGAAGATCGCCGGGCAGAACATGGTGAAGCTCCTCAACGGCAAGGGGAAGGTCATCGTGCTCCGCTACCAAGAGGGCTCGGCGAGCACGGCGAAACGCGAGCAAGGCTTCATCGAGGCGATCAAGGAAGCCAAGGACATCGAGATCGTCAGCGACAACCGTTACGCGGGTGCGACGACGGAGAGCGCGTTCTCGGCAAGCGAGAACTTGCTCGGCGCGCAGAAGGCGGCGGCGGGGGCCATCCAGGGCATTTTCACGCCGAACGAGTCGAGCACGTTCGGCATGCTCCTGGCGCTGCGCAAGGCCAACTTGGCGGGCAAGATCAAGTTCGTCGGCTTCGACGGCTCGGAGAAGCTCTTGGCCGGGCTCAAAGATGGGCACATCGACGGGCTGCTTCTGCAGAACCCGTTCCGCATGGGCTACCTGTCCATCAAGACGATGGCCAAGCACCTTCGCGGCGAGCCGATCGAGAAGCGCGTCGACACGGGCGCCGTCTTCATCACGAAGGCGAACATGGATTCACCGGACACGCAGGAAGTCGTTCATCCGGATCTCAAGACCTGGCTCGGCGAGTAG
- a CDS encoding sugar ABC transporter ATP-binding protein, which produces MNGSSLVARGLQKTFGATRALRGVDLEVRSGEIHALMGENGAGKSTLMSILSGAATPDTGSMELGGAPYRPSGPREARQAGVLLVHQELSLCGHMTVGENVMLGIEPASYGFLRRSEMREKAEKALKAVTGKEGTISLDARAADLSPADRQLVEIARALAVPGCRILLLDEPTSSLAAGDVDRLFVLLRELKQRSLSIVYISHFLEEILRVCDVYTVLRDGQVAEKGTIAETTAKKLVLAMSGNASNAGTSPVEAALLVRSEEEDTEKAPVLVVENAAGVKKPSSASLTVHRGEVVGIAGLLGAGRTELLRMIFGLDPVAKGTIQVASQGGSASPAKRIAQGVGFLSEDRKGEGLLLSMSIADNLTMSRLSGLGPAGFVKDGQQRDSAKKWTDMLAVKMRDVGQKVRDLSGGNQQKVALARLLHQEADLFLLDEPTRGVDINSKTQIERHIRALAASGKAVLVVSSHLPDLLSICDRIGVMYRGRLGEIRPASAWTEHALLAAATGAEGNT; this is translated from the coding sequence GTGAACGGATCGTCCCTTGTCGCGAGGGGGCTGCAGAAGACCTTCGGGGCCACACGCGCATTGCGCGGCGTGGACCTGGAGGTTCGTAGCGGGGAAATTCATGCCCTGATGGGTGAGAACGGGGCCGGAAAATCGACCCTGATGAGCATCCTTTCGGGCGCGGCGACGCCGGACACGGGCTCGATGGAGCTCGGCGGCGCGCCGTATCGGCCCAGCGGACCGCGTGAGGCGCGGCAAGCGGGCGTGCTGCTCGTGCACCAGGAGCTTTCGCTCTGCGGGCACATGACGGTGGGTGAAAATGTGATGCTCGGCATCGAGCCCGCGAGCTACGGCTTTCTGCGGCGCAGCGAGATGCGCGAGAAGGCCGAGAAGGCGCTGAAAGCGGTCACCGGAAAAGAGGGGACCATTTCGCTCGATGCGCGCGCGGCGGATCTTTCGCCAGCCGATCGGCAATTGGTGGAGATTGCGCGCGCGCTGGCGGTGCCCGGGTGCCGCATTCTTTTGCTCGACGAGCCCACGAGCTCCCTGGCCGCGGGCGACGTGGACCGGTTGTTCGTGCTCTTGCGCGAGCTGAAACAGCGTTCGCTCTCCATCGTCTACATTTCGCACTTCTTGGAGGAGATCCTCCGCGTATGCGACGTGTACACGGTGCTGCGCGACGGGCAGGTCGCCGAGAAGGGCACCATCGCGGAGACCACGGCGAAGAAGCTGGTCCTCGCCATGAGCGGCAACGCGAGCAACGCGGGGACGTCCCCCGTCGAGGCCGCCCTCCTTGTGCGCAGCGAGGAAGAGGACACCGAGAAGGCGCCGGTGCTGGTGGTGGAGAACGCCGCCGGGGTGAAGAAGCCGTCGTCGGCCTCGCTCACGGTGCATCGCGGTGAGGTGGTGGGCATTGCGGGGCTCTTGGGCGCGGGGCGCACCGAGCTTTTGCGCATGATCTTCGGGCTCGATCCGGTGGCGAAAGGCACCATCCAGGTGGCGAGCCAGGGCGGATCGGCCTCGCCGGCGAAGCGCATCGCTCAGGGCGTGGGCTTCTTGAGCGAGGACCGCAAAGGCGAAGGGCTCTTGCTCAGCATGAGCATCGCGGACAACCTCACGATGTCGCGGCTCTCGGGCTTGGGACCCGCGGGGTTCGTCAAAGACGGGCAGCAGCGGGATAGCGCGAAGAAGTGGACGGACATGCTCGCGGTGAAGATGCGCGACGTGGGCCAGAAGGTGCGCGATCTTTCGGGGGGCAACCAGCAGAAGGTGGCGCTGGCGCGCCTGCTTCACCAGGAGGCCGATCTGTTCTTGCTCGACGAACCGACCCGCGGGGTCGACATCAACAGCAAGACGCAGATCGAACGTCACATTCGTGCGCTCGCGGCCTCGGGGAAAGCGGTGCTCGTGGTGTCGAGCCACCTTCCTGATTTGCTTTCCATTTGCGATCGCATCGGCGTGATGTACCGCGGTCGCCTCGGTGAGATCCGTCCGGCATCGGCGTGGACGGAGCATGCGCTCTTGGCTGCGGCCACGGGTGCCGAAGGAAATACATGA
- a CDS encoding ABC transporter permease — MSKGLSLPKLRAAWIGPLLAVVLLFGLFAALAHETFPTTNTVVTMLRQTTVVGIAAVGMTMIIVLGGIDLSVGSAVALTTVAIALMLRGGHGAFVSALAGIAAATLCGAINGALVGYMKFVPFIATLGTMSLLRGLCKGMASEQKIDAEPHGLETLLAPLPDGREWMLLPTGVWITVLLAVGVAFLLRTTQAGRYVFAVGSSEPAARLCGINVPRVKFGVFALAGVLVGWAGVLEFSRLTVGDPTDSVGLELDVIAAVVIGGGSLSGGEGSVLGSVLGALLMTIIKTGCTHVGLPNWVQEILTGIIIVVAVGLDRIRHRQGD, encoded by the coding sequence ATGTCCAAAGGTTTGTCCCTTCCGAAACTTCGTGCAGCGTGGATCGGTCCGCTGCTGGCGGTGGTGCTGCTCTTCGGGTTGTTCGCCGCCCTGGCGCACGAGACATTCCCCACGACGAACACGGTCGTCACGATGCTGCGGCAAACGACGGTGGTGGGCATCGCCGCCGTCGGCATGACCATGATCATCGTGCTCGGCGGCATCGATCTCTCCGTGGGCTCGGCCGTCGCGCTCACCACGGTGGCCATTGCCTTGATGTTGCGCGGAGGCCACGGGGCGTTCGTGTCGGCCTTGGCCGGCATCGCCGCCGCCACGTTGTGCGGCGCCATCAATGGAGCCCTGGTGGGCTACATGAAGTTCGTCCCGTTCATCGCCACGTTGGGCACGATGAGTCTTCTGCGCGGGCTCTGCAAAGGCATGGCGAGCGAGCAGAAGATCGACGCCGAGCCGCACGGCCTGGAGACACTGCTCGCACCATTGCCCGATGGCCGCGAGTGGATGCTCTTGCCCACGGGCGTGTGGATCACCGTCCTTTTGGCGGTGGGGGTGGCGTTCCTATTGCGGACGACCCAGGCAGGACGCTACGTGTTCGCCGTCGGCTCGAGCGAACCGGCCGCGCGCCTTTGCGGCATCAACGTGCCACGGGTGAAGTTCGGTGTGTTCGCACTGGCCGGCGTGCTCGTCGGGTGGGCCGGCGTGCTCGAGTTCTCACGCCTCACCGTGGGCGATCCCACCGACTCCGTGGGCCTCGAGCTCGATGTCATCGCCGCGGTGGTCATCGGCGGCGGCTCGCTGTCCGGCGGTGAGGGCTCGGTGCTCGGGTCCGTGCTGGGCGCCTTGTTGATGACGATCATCAAGACGGGCTGCACCCACGTGGGGTTACCCAATTGGGTTCAGGAGATCCTGACGGGCATCATCATCGTGGTGGCTGTGGGGCTGGATCGGATCCGGCATCGCCAGGGGGACTGA
- a CDS encoding Uma2 family endonuclease, with protein sequence MNRGRPSRPYDPTAPNDPEVEAAFAAAPEYMVAEILDGELFTMSRPRPAHARSTTNLLGDLHGPFDRGGPRGPGGWTFLIEPELHLGPKPDKVIPDIAGWHRDRLPGAALAEGAPAGMLIRPDWVCEVISPSTERIDRGKKMRIYRREGVGHVWLLSPSSQTLEVYRLERERWVLVETYEGNEEVHAEPFDAIPLALSGLWPSPVSPPGDAGSDPAPQPPR encoded by the coding sequence ATGAACCGCGGGCGTCCGTCTCGTCCTTACGATCCTACCGCGCCAAACGATCCGGAGGTCGAGGCGGCGTTCGCCGCCGCCCCGGAGTACATGGTGGCCGAGATCCTCGATGGCGAGCTGTTCACGATGAGCCGCCCACGCCCGGCCCATGCGAGATCCACCACGAATCTTTTGGGGGATCTGCATGGCCCGTTCGACCGAGGCGGACCGCGAGGTCCGGGGGGATGGACCTTCCTCATCGAGCCGGAGCTTCATCTGGGCCCTAAGCCCGACAAGGTCATCCCCGACATTGCCGGTTGGCATCGTGACCGGTTGCCAGGCGCCGCGTTGGCAGAGGGCGCACCGGCGGGCATGCTCATCCGTCCCGATTGGGTCTGCGAGGTCATTTCCCCGTCGACGGAGCGCATCGATCGCGGGAAGAAGATGCGCATCTATCGCCGCGAAGGCGTCGGCCACGTATGGCTTCTGAGTCCATCCTCGCAGACCCTCGAGGTGTACCGCCTCGAGCGCGAGCGGTGGGTTCTCGTGGAGACTTACGAGGGCAACGAGGAAGTGCACGCCGAACCCTTCGACGCCATTCCACTCGCCCTCAGCGGGCTTTGGCCTAGTCCCGTCAGTCCCCCTGGCGATGCCGGATCCGATCCAGCCCCACAGCCACCACGATGA